A window of the Blattabacterium cuenoti genome harbors these coding sequences:
- the metF gene encoding methylenetetrahydrofolate reductase [NAD(P)H] → MKVTEHIAKAKKSLFSFEILPPLRGRDIKDIFSTLDPLMEFRPPFIDVTYHREEFIYVEKDNGLLQRRKISRRPGTVGICAAIMNKYGVDAVPHLICGGFSKQMTENALIDLNFLGIDNVLVLRGDPLKSEKSFFAQKDGHEYAIELVKQVQDLNLGKYIDKTFVEKKKSTLFDFCIGVAGYPEKHLEAPNIESDLFFLKKKVEAGADYIVTQMFFDNKKFFTFVKKCRSEGISVPIIPGIKPISSKKQLNGLPSRFYLNIPHELVKEVEKAKDKKNVFHIGIEWAIHQSKELKNSGVEVIHYYTMDRPENIYKIVQAVY, encoded by the coding sequence ATGAAAGTGACTGAGCATATAGCTAAAGCAAAAAAAAGTTTATTTTCTTTTGAAATATTACCTCCATTAAGAGGACGTGATATTAAAGATATATTTTCTACTTTAGATCCATTGATGGAATTTCGTCCACCTTTTATTGATGTGACTTATCATCGTGAAGAATTCATTTATGTAGAAAAAGATAATGGACTTTTACAGAGAAGAAAAATTTCAAGACGTCCAGGAACCGTAGGTATTTGTGCTGCGATTATGAATAAATATGGAGTAGACGCCGTCCCTCATCTAATTTGTGGAGGATTTAGTAAACAAATGACAGAAAATGCTTTAATAGATCTAAATTTCTTGGGAATAGATAACGTTTTGGTGCTTAGAGGAGATCCTCTAAAATCTGAGAAAAGTTTTTTTGCACAAAAAGATGGGCACGAATATGCAATTGAACTCGTGAAACAAGTTCAAGATTTGAATCTTGGAAAATATATTGATAAAACTTTTGTTGAGAAAAAAAAATCTACATTATTTGATTTTTGTATTGGAGTGGCAGGATACCCAGAAAAACATTTAGAAGCTCCAAACATAGAAAGTGATTTATTTTTTTTGAAAAAAAAAGTAGAAGCAGGAGCTGATTATATTGTGACTCAAATGTTTTTTGATAATAAAAAATTTTTTACTTTTGTAAAAAAATGTAGATCAGAAGGAATTTCCGTTCCTATTATACCTGGTATTAAACCTATTTCTTCTAAAAAACAATTAAACGGCTTACCATCTCGTTTTTATTTAAATATTCCTCATGAATTAGTAAAAGAAGTGGAAAAAGCTAAAGATAAAAAAAATGTATTCCATATTGGAATTGAATGGGCGATTCATCAATCTAAGGAGCTAAAAAATTCTGGTGTAGAAGTAATTCACTATTATACTATGGATAGACCAGAAAATATTTACAAAATTGTTCAAGCTGTTTATTGA
- the serS gene encoding serine--tRNA ligase codes for MLQTSFIRKNKVKILLGLEKRNFQKLHLIDEILILDEKKKIAQNVFNKILEKENLISKKIGRILISYNDISQIKYLKEKSIFLKEERKKIHIRLEKISKILESKLNKIPNIPDEKVKKNSEIPDIIYQEGEIHCSILNPLPHWELSKKFCLFDSNLGTKICGSGFTVYMGKGAKLQRSLIQYFLDQNIQASYQEYSLPYIINEKSGYATGQIPDKENQMYFIEKDNFYLIPTGEIPIMNCYRNRILTDLELPIKATTYTSCFRREAGSYGAKVRGLNRLHQFEKVEIIQITTPDSSFFSMNEMILHVKNILKSLNLPFRLIRLNGPDLGFSSAITYDFEVYSMAQKKWLEVSSISNCTNFQSNRLHLRYKNITGNIELCHTLNGSALALPRIIAALLENNQTENRINIPKVLVPYTKFDHIK; via the coding sequence ATGCTTCAAACCTCTTTTATACGAAAAAATAAAGTAAAAATTTTATTGGGATTAGAAAAACGTAATTTTCAAAAATTACATCTAATAGATGAAATATTAATTTTAGACGAAAAAAAAAAAATAGCTCAAAATGTTTTCAATAAAATATTGGAAAAAGAAAATTTAATTTCAAAAAAAATAGGTCGAATTTTGATTTCATATAATGATATTTCTCAAATAAAATATTTAAAAGAGAAATCCATTTTTCTAAAAGAAGAAAGAAAAAAGATTCATATTCGATTGGAAAAAATTTCTAAAATTTTAGAAAGTAAATTAAATAAAATTCCTAATATTCCTGATGAAAAAGTTAAAAAAAATTCTGAAATTCCTGATATTATTTATCAAGAAGGAGAAATTCATTGTTCCATTCTAAATCCTTTACCTCATTGGGAATTATCGAAAAAATTTTGTTTATTCGATTCAAATTTAGGAACCAAAATATGTGGTTCCGGTTTTACAGTTTATATGGGAAAAGGAGCTAAATTACAAAGAAGTTTAATACAGTATTTTTTAGATCAAAACATACAAGCTTCATATCAAGAATATAGTTTGCCTTATATTATTAATGAAAAATCTGGATATGCTACAGGACAAATTCCGGATAAAGAGAATCAAATGTATTTTATAGAAAAAGATAACTTTTATTTGATCCCTACTGGAGAGATTCCTATTATGAATTGTTATAGAAATAGAATTCTTACTGATTTAGAGCTTCCTATTAAAGCCACTACTTATACTTCTTGTTTTAGAAGGGAAGCTGGTTCTTATGGAGCAAAAGTTAGAGGGTTAAATAGGTTACATCAGTTTGAAAAAGTAGAAATTATTCAAATAACCACACCAGATTCTTCTTTTTTTTCTATGAATGAAATGATTTTACATGTAAAAAATATTTTAAAATCTTTAAATTTACCCTTTCGTCTTATTCGTTTAAATGGTCCAGATCTTGGATTTTCTTCTGCTATAACTTATGATTTTGAAGTTTATTCTATGGCACAAAAAAAATGGCTAGAAGTAAGTTCAATATCAAATTGTACTAATTTTCAATCTAATAGATTACATCTTAGATATAAGAATATTACAGGAAACATAGAATTGTGCCATACTCTTAATGGAAGTGCTTTAGCTTTACCACGAATTATAGCTGCTTTATTAGAAAATAATCAAACTGAAAATAGAATTAATATTCCTAAAGTTTTAGTTCCTTATACAAAATTTGATCATATTAAATAA
- the rsmA gene encoding 16S rRNA (adenine(1518)-N(6)/adenine(1519)-N(6))-dimethyltransferase RsmA yields MQMHKFFSKKKFDQYFLKDQNIAKKIVNHLSFENYNTVVEVGPGLGILTRYLLTNPYNHVFLIEIDEELIYFLKKNFPISKNQIIHRDFLKWNPEEIRLQNFAIIGNFPYKISSQILFHILRYNQYIPECVGMFQKEVAKRITSHQGNKTYGILSVLVQTFYDVKYLFTVKEKVFFPIPNVQSAVISLKRKNDPIYCNKNMLFQCVKIAFNQRRKKLKNSLQLFNHIPNFYEIPFLNKRAEELSVKEFLQLTKEIEIRK; encoded by the coding sequence ATGCAAATGCATAAATTTTTTTCAAAAAAAAAATTTGATCAATATTTCTTAAAAGATCAGAATATAGCCAAAAAAATCGTAAATCATCTTTCTTTTGAAAACTACAATACAGTAGTAGAAGTTGGCCCAGGATTAGGAATATTGACTCGATATTTGTTAACTAATCCATACAATCATGTTTTTTTGATAGAAATTGATGAAGAACTAATTTATTTTTTAAAAAAAAATTTTCCGATTTCTAAAAATCAAATTATTCATAGAGATTTTTTAAAATGGAACCCTGAAGAAATTAGATTACAAAATTTCGCAATTATTGGTAATTTTCCATATAAAATTTCTTCTCAAATATTATTTCATATATTAAGATATAATCAATATATTCCAGAATGCGTTGGCATGTTTCAAAAAGAAGTTGCAAAACGAATTACATCTCATCAGGGTAATAAAACTTATGGAATTTTATCAGTTTTAGTTCAAACATTTTATGATGTAAAATATCTTTTTACTGTAAAAGAAAAAGTATTTTTTCCTATACCCAATGTTCAGTCTGCAGTAATCTCTTTAAAAAGAAAAAATGATCCCATTTACTGTAATAAAAATATGTTGTTTCAATGTGTTAAAATTGCTTTTAATCAAAGAAGGAAAAAATTAAAAAATTCTTTACAATTATTCAACCATATTCCAAATTTTTACGAAATACCATTTTTAAACAAAAGAGCAGAAGAATTATCTGTAAAAGAATTTCTTCAATTAACAAAAGAAATAGAAATTAGGAAATGA
- a CDS encoding bifunctional 5,10-methylenetetrahydrofolate dehydrogenase/5,10-methenyltetrahydrofolate cyclohydrolase encodes MTKLLDGNLLAKEIRNEISKILEKEMLNKNKRVPHLGIILTGNNSSSITYVNNKIKECKNIGIEYSLIHLPINTLEKKLLEEIKKMNQNPYIDGFIVQLPLEKHMNQDKIILSINPKKDVDGFHPENFGKMALDMNAFFPATALGILTLLERYKIEISGKHTVIIGRSRIVGRPISILMSRKSNPGNGTVTLTHSKTKSIEYYTKQADIIIAAVGIPGFLKGKMIKKGAIVIDVGIHNYEKKILGDVDFYSVYGKASYLTPVPGGIGPMTRVMLLKNTLTAALNNR; translated from the coding sequence ATCACTAAATTATTAGATGGAAATTTGTTAGCTAAAGAAATCAGAAATGAAATATCCAAGATTTTAGAAAAAGAAATGCTAAACAAAAATAAACGGGTTCCTCATCTTGGTATTATTTTAACAGGAAATAATAGTTCTAGCATAACATATGTTAATAACAAAATAAAAGAGTGCAAAAATATTGGAATTGAATATTCTTTAATACATTTACCTATAAATACTTTAGAAAAGAAATTATTAGAAGAAATAAAAAAAATGAACCAAAATCCATATATAGATGGTTTTATAGTACAGTTACCTTTAGAAAAGCATATGAATCAAGATAAAATAATTTTATCTATCAATCCTAAAAAAGATGTGGATGGATTTCATCCTGAAAATTTTGGAAAAATGGCTTTGGATATGAATGCTTTCTTTCCTGCTACAGCATTAGGAATATTAACTCTTTTAGAAAGATATAAAATAGAAATATCTGGAAAACATACTGTAATAATTGGTCGAAGTAGAATAGTGGGAAGACCAATTAGCATACTTATGAGTAGAAAAAGTAATCCTGGGAATGGGACGGTTACACTTACTCATAGTAAAACTAAAAGTATAGAATATTATACTAAACAAGCTGATATTATTATAGCAGCAGTAGGAATTCCAGGATTTCTTAAAGGAAAAATGATTAAAAAAGGAGCCATAGTTATAGATGTAGGGATACACAATTATGAAAAAAAAATATTAGGAGATGTTGATTTTTATAGTGTTTATGGAAAAGCTTCATACCTTACTCCTGTTCCAGGAGGAATAGGACCTATGACTCGTGTTATGTTACTTAAAAACACCTTAACTGCAGCGTTAAATAACAGATAG
- a CDS encoding 7-carboxy-7-deazaguanine synthase QueE, with translation MKEISYPIKESFYSIQGEGHYYGIAAYFIRFEGCNIKCHWCDTKESWKIKREDFISIHRIIANINNYQVKTVIITGGEPAMWNLSPLIKKLKKKGYRVHIETSGAYPIKEKYMDWITISPKKTKLPLQENYKKVNELKIVISNDNDFLFAEEQATYIKSTNCFLFLQPEWGNIFSILPKIISYIKKNPKWRISLQIHKMLKIP, from the coding sequence ATGAAAGAAATTAGTTATCCTATAAAAGAATCATTTTATTCTATTCAGGGAGAAGGTCATTATTATGGTATAGCTGCATATTTTATTCGTTTTGAAGGATGCAATATTAAATGTCATTGGTGCGATACTAAAGAAAGTTGGAAAATCAAAAGGGAGGATTTTATTTCTATTCATAGAATTATTGCTAATATAAACAATTATCAAGTAAAAACTGTTATAATTACTGGAGGAGAGCCTGCTATGTGGAATTTATCGCCTTTAATAAAAAAACTTAAAAAAAAAGGGTATCGTGTTCATATTGAGACTTCAGGGGCTTATCCTATAAAAGAAAAATATATGGATTGGATTACAATTTCTCCCAAAAAAACAAAACTTCCTTTACAAGAAAATTATAAAAAAGTTAACGAGTTAAAAATCGTTATATCGAATGATAATGACTTTTTGTTTGCTGAAGAACAAGCCACTTATATTAAGTCTACTAATTGTTTCTTATTTTTACAACCTGAATGGGGGAATATTTTTAGTATTCTTCCAAAAATAATTTCTTATATAAAAAAAAACCCTAAATGGAGAATATCTCTTCAAATTCATAAAATGTTAAAAATCCCTTAA
- the hisIE gene encoding bifunctional phosphoribosyl-AMP cyclohydrolase/phosphoribosyl-ATP diphosphatase HisIE, which yields MINFKKGLIPAIVQDSKTDKVLMLGYMNQEAYKKSIDEKKVTFYSRSKQRLWTKGEISKNYLFIQDILVDCDEDTLLIKARPAGPICHKGSDTCWKEMNNKNFLFHLENIISDRMKKKQENSYIYQLLKKGINRISQKLGEEAVELIIESKDNNKSLFLNESADLLFHYLILLKKKEVEIQDVIDILENRHSKS from the coding sequence ATGATAAATTTTAAAAAAGGTTTGATCCCCGCGATTGTTCAAGATTCAAAAACAGATAAGGTATTAATGTTAGGTTATATGAATCAAGAAGCTTATAAAAAGAGTATTGATGAAAAAAAAGTGACTTTTTATAGCAGATCGAAACAAAGATTATGGACTAAAGGTGAAATTAGCAAAAATTATCTTTTTATTCAAGATATATTAGTAGATTGCGACGAAGATACATTATTGATTAAAGCAAGACCAGCAGGTCCTATTTGTCATAAAGGATCAGATACATGTTGGAAAGAAATGAACAATAAGAATTTTCTATTTCATTTGGAAAATATAATATCGGATAGAATGAAAAAAAAACAAGAAAATTCTTATATATATCAATTATTAAAAAAAGGAATAAATAGAATATCTCAAAAATTAGGAGAAGAAGCCGTGGAACTTATCATTGAATCTAAAGATAATAATAAAAGTTTATTTTTAAATGAGTCTGCAGATTTACTTTTTCATTATCTAATTCTTTTAAAAAAAAAGGAAGTTGAAATACAAGATGTTATTGATATTTTGGAAAATAGACATTCAAAATCTTAA
- the hisF gene encoding imidazole glycerol phosphate synthase subunit HisF, translating to MLAKRIIPCLDIKNGRTVKGVNFEHLKDAGDPIKLVCWYTKQEADELIFLDITATNEKRKTLISLVKDIARHINIPFTVGGGIKEEKDVELLLNAGADKISINTAAFKNPNLLEKLSKRFGSQCIVLAIDTKYEENEWWVYLNGGRISTQTRTLDWAKEGTNRGAGEILLTSMNHDGTKNGFALDITKQISENISTPVIASGGAGKLEDFYKIFEEGKADAALAASIFHYREIEIPKLKYYLNQLHIPVR from the coding sequence ATGTTAGCTAAACGTATCATACCTTGTTTAGACATAAAAAATGGAAGAACAGTAAAAGGAGTGAATTTCGAGCATTTAAAAGATGCTGGGGATCCGATAAAACTAGTTTGTTGGTATACAAAACAAGAAGCAGATGAATTAATATTTTTGGATATTACAGCCACAAATGAAAAACGTAAAACACTAATTAGCTTAGTAAAAGATATAGCCCGTCATATTAATATTCCTTTTACGGTTGGTGGAGGAATTAAAGAGGAAAAAGACGTTGAACTCTTGTTAAATGCAGGAGCAGATAAAATATCTATTAATACTGCTGCTTTTAAAAACCCGAATCTTTTAGAAAAACTTTCTAAAAGATTCGGAAGTCAATGCATTGTTCTAGCTATTGATACTAAATATGAAGAAAATGAATGGTGGGTATATTTAAATGGAGGAAGAATTTCAACTCAAACTAGAACACTAGATTGGGCTAAAGAAGGAACTAACAGAGGAGCAGGAGAGATATTATTAACTTCAATGAATCATGACGGAACAAAAAATGGATTCGCATTAGATATTACTAAACAAATATCCGAGAATATTTCCACCCCCGTAATCGCTTCAGGTGGAGCTGGAAAATTAGAAGATTTTTATAAAATATTTGAAGAAGGAAAAGCCGATGCAGCTTTAGCTGCCAGTATATTTCATTACAGGGAAATAGAAATTCCAAAACTAAAATATTATTTAAATCAACTTCATATACCTGTAAGATAA
- the hisA gene encoding 1-(5-phosphoribosyl)-5-[(5-phosphoribosylamino)methylideneamino]imidazole-4-carboxamide isomerase produces the protein MDIIVAIDLIDGKCVRLIQGDFKRKKIYNKDPLEIALLLENNGISRLHLVDLDGARKGKVVHWKILEKIAKNTHLIIDFGGGIHSEKDIQTVFENGGHIATVGSIAVQKPFLLKKWIDTYGGDKILLGIDIKNNKIATHGWTKLSDFPFWDFLQEKSNHGIKKIFCTDISKDGVLSGPSFLLYKKVIEKFPNIEFIASGGISNMDDVNKLFNLGCSGVIIGKAIYENKISLSHLQNWEKKKNNKN, from the coding sequence ATGGATATTATAGTAGCTATAGATTTAATTGACGGTAAATGTGTTCGCTTAATACAAGGGGATTTTAAAAGAAAAAAAATTTATAATAAAGATCCATTAGAAATAGCTTTACTACTGGAGAATAATGGAATATCTCGACTACATTTAGTAGATTTAGATGGAGCAAGAAAAGGAAAAGTAGTTCATTGGAAAATTTTAGAAAAAATCGCAAAAAATACACATCTAATTATAGATTTTGGAGGAGGGATTCATTCTGAAAAAGATATTCAAACTGTGTTTGAAAACGGAGGACATATCGCTACTGTGGGTAGTATTGCTGTTCAAAAACCTTTTCTTTTAAAAAAATGGATTGATACTTATGGTGGAGATAAAATCTTATTAGGGATAGACATTAAAAATAATAAAATAGCAACCCATGGATGGACTAAATTGAGTGATTTTCCTTTTTGGGATTTTTTACAAGAAAAAAGCAATCATGGAATTAAAAAAATTTTTTGTACAGATATATCTAAAGATGGAGTACTATCAGGGCCTTCTTTTCTTTTATATAAAAAAGTTATTGAAAAATTTCCAAATATTGAATTCATAGCAAGTGGAGGTATTAGTAATATGGATGATGTCAACAAATTATTTAATTTGGGTTGTAGTGGGGTCATTATTGGAAAAGCAATATATGAAAATAAAATATCATTATCCCATCTTCAAAATTGGGAGAAAAAAAAGAATAATAAGAATTAA
- the hisH gene encoding imidazole glycerol phosphate synthase subunit HisH, translating into MKTIIIKYPAGNVQSVLFSLERIGVQAIVTDSKESIQNAEKIILPGVGEANCAMKYLKEKKLDLLLSKLKQPVLGICLGMQLLCKSSEESSTTCIGIFDLLVKKFQSSNKNEKVPQIGWNTIHKLKGSLFENIPNGSYQYFVHSYYVPLGKYTTAKTEYIVTYSAALQKNNFYAVQFHPEKSSYVGHKILENFIRL; encoded by the coding sequence ATGAAAACGATTATCATAAAATATCCTGCGGGAAATGTACAATCGGTTCTTTTTTCTTTAGAAAGAATAGGAGTACAAGCTATAGTTACAGATTCCAAAGAATCGATTCAAAATGCAGAAAAAATTATTTTACCTGGTGTTGGAGAAGCTAATTGCGCTATGAAATATTTAAAAGAAAAAAAATTGGATTTACTTTTATCAAAATTAAAACAACCTGTATTAGGAATATGTTTAGGCATGCAATTACTTTGTAAGTCTTCAGAAGAAAGTAGCACTACATGTATAGGGATTTTTGATTTATTAGTAAAAAAATTTCAATCTAGCAATAAAAATGAAAAAGTTCCTCAAATAGGTTGGAATACTATTCATAAATTGAAAGGATCTTTATTTGAAAATATTCCAAATGGAAGTTATCAATATTTTGTTCATAGTTATTATGTCCCTTTAGGAAAATATACAACAGCAAAAACAGAGTATATAGTCACTTACAGTGCGGCGCTTCAAAAAAATAATTTTTATGCAGTACAATTTCATCCCGAAAAATCTTCCTATGTAGGACATAAAATATTAGAAAACTTTATTCGATTATAA
- the hisB gene encoding bifunctional histidinol-phosphatase/imidazoleglycerol-phosphate dehydratase HisB → MKKILFIDRDGTIIQENPPTYQIDSIDKINFYPKVIFFLSKIVQELNYDLVMISNQDGLGTDQFPDKIFWPIHNHILNILKTEEIHFTSVHIDKTFPKEKSPNRKPGIGMVSNYLKSNYYDISKSFVIGDRLTDVLFAKNLGCKSIWIKENNHYKDLTKEEKDYYYNIEEKDLKKTISLKTDSWEKIYEYLSSIKTKKFVHQRITLETNVKITIFLYGKGRSHIQTGLGFFDHLLQQIAFHSYIDLNIQTKGDLYVDDHHTIEDTGIALGEIFHQALESKKGIERYGFYSLPMDDSLATIALDLGGRSQLFWKAKFFREKIGKISTEMFFHFFKSFSSSAKCNLHIHAIGKNDHHKIESIFKCFGRAIKMAIQKDSYTNTKIPSTKGIL, encoded by the coding sequence ATGAAAAAAATATTGTTTATTGATAGAGATGGGACCATTATACAAGAAAATCCTCCTACTTATCAAATCGATTCTATTGATAAAATCAATTTTTATCCAAAAGTTATCTTTTTTTTGTCAAAAATCGTACAAGAATTGAATTATGATTTAGTTATGATATCTAATCAAGATGGGTTGGGAACTGATCAGTTTCCTGATAAAATTTTTTGGCCTATACATAATCATATACTAAATATTTTAAAAACTGAGGAAATTCATTTTACTTCTGTACATATAGATAAAACTTTTCCAAAAGAAAAATCTCCAAATAGAAAACCTGGAATAGGAATGGTATCAAATTATTTAAAATCAAATTATTATGATATTTCTAAATCTTTTGTAATTGGAGATAGATTAACAGATGTTTTATTTGCTAAAAATTTAGGATGCAAATCTATATGGATAAAAGAAAATAACCATTATAAAGATCTAACAAAAGAAGAAAAAGATTACTATTATAATATTGAAGAAAAAGATTTAAAAAAAACAATATCTTTAAAAACTGATAGTTGGGAAAAAATTTATGAATATTTATCGTCAATAAAAACGAAAAAATTTGTTCATCAAAGAATTACATTAGAAACAAATGTTAAAATTACTATTTTTCTTTATGGAAAAGGAAGATCTCATATTCAAACAGGACTTGGATTTTTTGATCATCTTTTGCAACAAATAGCATTTCATAGTTATATTGATTTAAATATTCAAACAAAAGGAGATCTTTATGTAGATGATCACCATACTATAGAAGATACAGGGATTGCTCTAGGAGAAATTTTTCATCAAGCTTTGGAAAGTAAAAAAGGAATAGAACGGTATGGCTTTTATTCTCTTCCTATGGATGATAGTTTAGCTACAATTGCATTAGATCTTGGAGGAAGAAGTCAACTATTCTGGAAGGCAAAATTTTTCAGGGAAAAAATAGGAAAAATTTCTACTGAAATGTTTTTCCATTTTTTTAAATCTTTTTCTTCATCTGCTAAATGTAATTTACATATTCACGCGATAGGAAAAAATGATCATCATAAAATAGAATCTATTTTTAAATGTTTTGGAAGAGCTATTAAAATGGCAATACAAAAAGATTCTTATACTAATACTAAAATACCTAGTACTAAAGGTATTTTGTAA
- the hisC gene encoding histidinol-phosphate transaminase produces MNKFNLNSLIRENILNLAPYISARTEHHEEKNSIFLDANENSFGSPLSFLNSYNRYPDPLQKELKEKISDLKNVSPSQIFLGNGSDEIIDLVYRIFSRPEVDHAIIFPPTYGMYEVSGKIHGVDIIKIFLTEENYQLNLDKIEKVVNPNSKIIFICSPNNPTGNDLKREDIENITKKFTGIVVLDEAYIDFSNQKSLSIEINKYPNLIIIQTLSKSWGLAGLRIGIAIASENIIQWMNKVKHPYNISILSQEITIKALENRDLFFFHLKNILSEREYMQEALRKIPIIQKVYPSSANFLLAKINFSSKNLYQYLMKRKIFVRDRSKIILCNNCLRITVGTHEENEYLINQILKYSIQKIKM; encoded by the coding sequence ATGAATAAGTTTAATTTAAATTCTCTAATCAGAGAGAATATTTTAAATCTGGCCCCTTATATATCTGCTAGAACAGAACATCATGAAGAAAAAAATTCTATTTTCTTAGATGCTAATGAAAATTCTTTCGGTTCTCCTTTATCGTTTCTAAATTCTTATAACAGATATCCGGATCCTTTGCAAAAAGAATTGAAAGAAAAAATATCAGATTTAAAAAATGTTTCTCCATCCCAAATATTTTTGGGAAATGGAAGTGACGAAATTATTGATTTAGTTTATCGTATTTTTTCTCGTCCAGAAGTAGATCATGCTATTATTTTTCCTCCTACTTATGGTATGTATGAAGTAAGTGGAAAAATTCATGGAGTGGACATAATTAAAATTTTCCTTACAGAGGAAAATTATCAATTAAATTTGGATAAAATAGAAAAAGTTGTAAATCCGAATAGTAAAATTATTTTTATTTGTTCTCCAAATAATCCTACTGGAAATGATCTCAAAAGAGAAGATATAGAGAATATAACAAAGAAATTTACAGGAATTGTTGTTTTAGATGAGGCATATATAGATTTTTCAAATCAAAAATCTTTATCAATAGAAATTAATAAATATCCAAATTTAATTATTATACAAACACTTTCAAAATCCTGGGGATTAGCAGGATTAAGAATAGGAATCGCTATTGCTTCTGAAAATATTATTCAATGGATGAATAAAGTAAAACATCCATATAATATCAGTATTCTTTCTCAAGAAATAACTATTAAAGCTTTAGAAAATAGAGATTTATTTTTTTTTCATTTAAAAAATATTCTTTCAGAAAGAGAATATATGCAAGAAGCTTTAAGAAAAATTCCTATTATACAAAAAGTATACCCTAGTTCCGCTAATTTTTTATTAGCAAAAATAAATTTTTCTTCAAAAAATCTTTATCAATATCTAATGAAAAGAAAAATTTTTGTAAGAGATCGTTCAAAAATCATTTTATGTAATAATTGTTTAAGAATTACAGTAGGAACTCATGAAGAAAATGAGTATTTAATAAATCAAATTCTAAAATACTCCATTCAAAAAATAAAAATGTAA